One window of Trifolium pratense cultivar HEN17-A07 linkage group LG5, ARS_RC_1.1, whole genome shotgun sequence genomic DNA carries:
- the LOC123886098 gene encoding putative uncharacterized protein DDB_G0290521, with product MATPENQSSEVEAQPGTPVPPENPPPEQTEKKKKHRKSPISTTAIETPAVTTETPSVLEAAVDNQTQPQGSPQAIPQDNPSPSKVAEEVVEEPTGVQHETVLEKASSPQAVDTAIPNRTPSPKTTGSPPHGAEDDTLKLNNEEIKDDQGLTQENPLSNPAQVSTASDPPTNVQADHAANLSTEQRPSFDGEHSTTNQPQPSGPSHDSDSMNANTTTTKKSFNSAYLIALI from the exons ATGGCTACTCCTGAAAACCAATCCTCTGAGGTTGAGGCACAACCAGGCACTCCTGTGCCTCCTGAGAACCCTCCTCCAGAGCAaacagagaagaagaagaagcatagAAAGTCTCCCATTTCGACTACTGCTATCGAGACTCCTGCTGTCACAACAGAAACACCTTCAGTGCTTGAAGCCGCTGTTGACAATCAAACTCAA CCACAAGGTTCTCCACAAGCTATCCCTCAGGATAATCCTTCTCCCAGCAAAGTGGCTGAAGAAGTGGTCGAAGAGCCAACTGGTGTGCAGCATGAAACTGTGCTAGAAAAGGCTTCATCCCCTCAAGCTGTCGACACCGCTATCCCCAACAGGACACCATCACCTAAAACCACTGGCTCACCACCTCATGGCGCAGAGGATGACACTCTTAAGCTTAACAATGAAGAGATTAAGGATGATCAGGGCCTAACACAAGAGAACCCTTTGTCAAATCCAGCTCAAGTGTCGACTGCCAGTGATCCTCCAACCAACGTTCAAGCTGATCATGCTGCCAACCTTTCCACTGAGCAGAGGCCATCATTTGATGGTGAGCATTCTACTACGAATCAACCCCAACCAAGTGGGCCAAGCCATGATTCTGACTCAATGAATGCTAATACCACTACTACAAAAAAGAGCTTTAATAGCGCctatttaatagcgcttatttAA
- the LOC123885897 gene encoding uncharacterized protein LOC123885897, translating to MTEVSYFEETSSYHTDAICNNKIESAELSLTAEENFKRKYNMFKNIFSRKNILKFGIMTGEEAIPIDSTHGNIVISTIDTTQLKERIKTFSENERSKIGYIHISTIQILIKSTFMKGINSPLEIALKDSRILDTDQATIAKGNCNLKYGKIKFDINLQIGLSLKDKDLDRSIVFHYKMKNKNFMKKGNHPFTIYYRINYALSNSHHSIEFKGKDTIHIDELFAPIVTLKSPIFRSLARNSCSLIEADRDLFEETEDKSLFRSKSLRITPPKRDFYISEQKELSKLHSSIEGLSLQVQNLDRKI from the coding sequence ATGACTGAAGTATCATATTTCGAAGAAACATCTAGCTATCACACAGATGCTATctgtaataataaaatagaaagtgCAGAATTATCTTTAACTGCAgaagaaaatttcaaaagaaaatataacatgttcaaaaatattttctcaagaAAAAATATTCTGAAATTTGGAATAATGACAGGAGAAGAAGCAATTCCCATTGATTCTACTCATGGAAATATAGTTATATCTACTATAGATACAACTCAActtaaagaaagaattaaaaccTTTTCAGAAAATGAAAGATCTAAAATTggttatattcatatatcaacCATTCAGATTTTAATTAAAAGTACTTTTATGAAAGGTATTAATTCACCTCTAGAAATAGCTTTAAAAGACTCTAGAATTCTAGACACAGATCAAGCAACAATTGCAAAAGGAAATTGCAATCTAAAATATGgtaaaatcaaatttgatataaatttaCAAATTGGTTTATCCCTAAAAGATAAGGATCTTGATAGATCTATAGTTTttcattataaaatgaaaaacaaaaattttatgaaaaaaggtAATCACCCCTTTACCATTTACTATAGAATTAACTATGCCTTGAGTAATTCACATCATAGTATAGAATTCAAAGGAAAAGACACAATTCATATTGACGAATTGTTTGCACCTATAGTGACTCTAAAGTCACCTATATTCAGAAGCCTAGCAAGGAATAGTTGTTCTTTAATAGAAGCTGACAGAGATCTGTTTGAGGAAACAGAAGACAAATCGTTATTTAGAAGCAAAAGCCTTAGAATAACACCACCCAAAAGAGATTTTTATATCTCAGAACAAAAAGAGCTAAGTAAGCTACATAGTTCAATAGAAGGACTATCCTTACAAGTCCAAAATTTAGATAGAAAAATCTAA
- the LOC123886099 gene encoding uncharacterized protein LOC123886099 produces MVRRNQDPDEVVREVQNNNLLGQNNLASMVETILAQNGLNTGCRRPNFVSAFNEYVLQTKLPRGWKVPKYTKFAGDTSESTVEHIARYLAESGNLANNENLRMKYFPNSLTKNAFTWFTTLPPNSIHSWAQLERTFHEQFYMGQTKISLKELASKKKEIGFVDSYDNEIDYEISDEYLEFEDSDINVAELKPGPPYTWTWYKKR; encoded by the exons ATGGTCaggaggaaccaggatcctgacgaggtagtgcgagaggtTCAGAACAATAACTTACTTGGCCAGAATAATTTGGCTAGcatggtcgaaacgattttggcccaaaatGGCCTAAACACAggttgtcgaaggccaaatTTTGTTTCTGCCTTCAATGAATATGTGTTGCAAACAAAGTTGccaagaggttggaaagtcccaaagtacactaagtttgctggggacactaGCGAGTCGACTGTAGAACACATTGCTAGGTACTTAGCTGAATCTGGGAATTTGGCAAATAATGAAAATCtgcgaatgaagtattttcctaattcgcttaccaagaaCGCTTTTACTTGGTTCacaactttgcctcccaattcgattcatagttgggcccaattggaaagaACTTTCCATGAACAATTCTATATGGGTCAAACCAAGATAAGTCTGAAAGAGCTAGCCAGT aaaaagaaagaaattggtTTTGTTGATTCTTATGATAATGAAATCGATTATGAAATTAGTgatgagtacttagaatttgaAGACagtgatattaatgtggctgaattaaagcctgggcctccttacacAT ggacTTGGTAcaaaaagcgctga